One Fibrobacterota bacterium genomic window carries:
- a CDS encoding response regulator has protein sequence MHFETILLVEDDGSLRSVMKLFLEHSGFGVLEADNGVDALFMSGQHPGPIHLLLTDVEMSPMSGPELAEQVLLHRPETQVLFMSGNRQPEDLFNDMCLLNARFLGKPFNPSTLHHTVRQVLGAPG, from the coding sequence ATGCATTTCGAAACGATTTTGTTGGTCGAAGACGACGGTTCCCTCCGTAGCGTGATGAAGCTGTTCCTGGAGCATTCGGGCTTCGGGGTATTGGAGGCGGACAACGGCGTCGATGCTTTGTTCATGAGCGGCCAGCATCCTGGCCCCATCCACCTGCTTTTGACGGACGTGGAGATGTCGCCCATGAGCGGTCCCGAACTGGCGGAGCAGGTTCTGCTCCACCGGCCCGAGACCCAGGTGCTTTTCATGTCCGGGAACAGGCAGCCCGAGGATTTGTTCAACGACATGTGCCTCTTGAACGCCCGCTTTCTGGGCAAGCCGTTCAATCCGAGTACGCTGCACCATACGGTGCGGCAGGTGCTGGGGGCCCCCGGCTGA
- a CDS encoding inositol monophosphatase, with protein MRDKYGEYLGAAIKAAEEAGGIARSMQHALRDIRYKGEKDVVTEADLASDAAIRRSLSAAYPKHNIVTEEEAALDQGSEFTWFVDPIDGTVNYSRGFPLWGVSIGLRRKDAVVAGCIWLPALEEMYTATLGGGAYLNGKKIQVSGVSELRKAIISHGDFNVGADDAIRMELNAKNLESRGRAAAALQRVKCLGSAVVESAFVAAGRMEAYCMLAMHPWDVATGCLLVTEAGGKVSHLDGAAFDIEGKDALFSNGILHEQMLNVLKLG; from the coding sequence ATGCGGGATAAGTACGGCGAATACCTGGGCGCGGCCATCAAGGCCGCCGAAGAAGCGGGCGGCATCGCGCGCAGCATGCAGCACGCGCTCCGCGATATCCGCTACAAGGGCGAGAAGGACGTGGTGACCGAAGCCGATCTGGCCAGCGACGCCGCCATCCGCAGGAGCCTCTCGGCGGCCTACCCCAAGCACAACATCGTTACCGAAGAAGAGGCCGCCCTCGATCAGGGGAGCGAGTTCACCTGGTTCGTGGATCCCATCGACGGAACGGTGAATTATTCCCGGGGATTCCCGCTTTGGGGCGTGTCCATCGGCCTCCGCCGCAAGGATGCCGTCGTGGCCGGTTGCATCTGGCTACCGGCCCTGGAAGAGATGTACACCGCCACGCTGGGCGGCGGGGCTTACCTCAACGGCAAGAAAATCCAGGTGAGCGGGGTGTCCGAGCTCCGCAAAGCCATCATTTCCCACGGCGATTTCAACGTGGGCGCGGACGACGCTATCCGCATGGAGCTCAACGCCAAGAATCTGGAGTCCCGCGGGCGGGCGGCCGCGGCCTTGCAACGGGTCAAATGCCTGGGTTCCGCGGTGGTGGAAAGCGCATTCGTCGCCGCAGGCCGCATGGAAGCCTACTGCATGCTCGCCATGCATCCCTGGGACGTGGCCACGGGTTGCCTGCTGGTGACCGAAGCCGGAGGCAAGGTATCCCACCTCGACGGCGCCGCATTCGATATCGAAGGGAAGGATGCCCTGTTCTCCAACGGCATCCTGCATGAGCAGATGCTGAACGTGCTGAAACTGGGTTGA
- a CDS encoding response regulator, whose translation MGTEKQPTILVVDDIASNRTLVKEILKINDYHVLEAKDSDEAKSVAETHQGPINLLIADLVMPRVNGMELARFLRPKRPEMKVLYISGYNADVNVQIEVWDAEADFLPKPFSPNGLLQKVCDLLDPSMSDKDK comes from the coding sequence ATGGGAACGGAAAAGCAGCCGACGATCCTGGTGGTTGACGACATCGCGTCCAATCGCACCCTGGTCAAGGAAATCCTGAAAATCAACGATTACCACGTTCTGGAAGCGAAGGACAGCGATGAGGCCAAGTCCGTGGCCGAAACCCATCAAGGTCCCATCAATCTGCTGATCGCCGATTTGGTAATGCCCCGCGTCAACGGCATGGAATTGGCCCGTTTCCTGCGGCCCAAACGACCGGAGATGAAGGTCCTCTACATCTCCGGTTACAATGCGGACGTGAACGTGCAGATCGAAGTCTGGGACGCCGAAGCCGATTTCCTGCCCAAGCCTTTCAGCCCGAACGGGCTGCTCCAGAAGGTGTGCGATTTGCTGGACCCGTCCATGTCGGACAAGGATAAATAG